Proteins encoded together in one Sulfuricurvum sp. IAE1 window:
- the trpS gene encoding tryptophan--tRNA ligase, producing MRVLTGIQPSGDLHIGNYFGSIKPMVESQKDNEVFAFIANYHAMTSLGDGERLARLTMQAATDFLALGMDPQKSTFWVQSDVKEVLELYWVLSSFTPMGLLERAHSYKDKVAKGIASNHSLFSYPVLMAADILLFNSQVVPVGKDQIQHVEIARDIALKFNNEYGEIFVLPEFKVDENVATVPGIDGQKMSKSYGNTIPIFSEEKVQSKIIKKIVTEPVPMEEPKEFENCNVYNIAKLFLDYEERLALQNRYKAGGEGHGHFKLYAHDVIWEYFRPYRERRAYYEAHQDEVRDILKMGAAKASAVAAETIEKIRSVTGIRY from the coding sequence GTGCGTGTTTTAACAGGTATCCAGCCCTCCGGTGATCTGCACATCGGAAATTATTTCGGCTCCATCAAGCCGATGGTCGAATCTCAAAAAGACAATGAGGTGTTTGCGTTCATCGCCAATTACCATGCAATGACGAGTCTGGGGGACGGAGAACGTCTGGCACGGCTGACGATGCAGGCGGCCACCGATTTCCTCGCACTGGGGATGGACCCGCAGAAAAGTACCTTCTGGGTCCAGTCGGATGTCAAAGAGGTCCTTGAACTCTATTGGGTTCTCTCCTCTTTCACTCCGATGGGACTGCTTGAGCGGGCTCACAGCTACAAGGACAAAGTCGCCAAAGGGATCGCGTCCAACCACAGCCTCTTTTCGTATCCCGTTTTGATGGCGGCCGATATTTTGCTGTTTAATTCGCAGGTGGTTCCGGTCGGGAAAGACCAGATCCAGCACGTCGAGATCGCCCGCGACATCGCGCTGAAATTCAACAACGAGTACGGCGAGATTTTCGTCCTTCCCGAATTCAAGGTGGACGAGAACGTTGCGACCGTTCCGGGTATCGACGGACAGAAGATGTCCAAAAGCTACGGTAATACCATCCCCATTTTCTCCGAAGAGAAAGTGCAGTCGAAGATCATCAAAAAGATCGTGACCGAACCCGTTCCGATGGAAGAGCCCAAAGAATTTGAAAACTGCAACGTCTACAATATTGCCAAACTCTTCCTCGACTACGAAGAACGTCTTGCCCTTCAAAACCGTTACAAAGCGGGGGGAGAGGGGCATGGCCACTTCAAACTCTACGCCCATGACGTCATCTGGGAGTATTTCCGTCCTTACCGTGAACGAAGGGCCTATTATGAGGCCCATCAGGACGAAGTGCGCGATATACTGAAAATGGGAGCGGCCAAAGCGAGCGCGGTCGCCGCCGAAACGATCGAAAAAATCCGTAGCGTTACGGGTATCCGTTATTAA
- a CDS encoding asparaginase domain-containing protein gives MIAIYNTGGTFNKCYDPLKGELFVPHDNTAIEAVVATFAEAVEIKGIIYKDSLEMDDADRSLLCERIASDQADRIVVVHGTDTMNQSASAVASLKLDKTVVFTGAMVPFWVDTIEATANLAMALGYARNAEAGVYIVMQGVCGTYDTVVKNREVGKFEHV, from the coding sequence GTGATAGCGATCTACAATACCGGCGGAACGTTCAACAAGTGCTATGATCCTCTTAAAGGGGAACTTTTCGTACCGCACGACAACACCGCGATCGAGGCGGTTGTAGCCACTTTTGCCGAAGCTGTGGAGATCAAAGGGATTATTTACAAAGATTCGCTGGAGATGGACGATGCGGACCGCTCGCTGTTGTGCGAGCGGATCGCTTCGGATCAGGCTGATCGGATCGTTGTGGTCCACGGGACCGATACGATGAACCAAAGCGCTTCGGCCGTCGCATCGCTGAAGCTGGACAAAACGGTGGTTTTTACCGGAGCCATGGTCCCTTTTTGGGTCGATACGATCGAAGCGACGGCAAACCTGGCGATGGCACTGGGCTATGCCCGCAATGCCGAGGCGGGGGTCTACATCGTGATGCAGGGGGTCTGCGGAACGTACGATACGGTCGTGAAAAATCGGGAAGTGGGGAAATTCGAACATGTCTAA
- the gmhA gene encoding D-sedoheptulose 7-phosphate isomerase, which produces MKNYIIKQIADSAATKQAILENDELVERLVSVAQACVDVYKNGKKILIAGNGGSAADAQHFAAELVGRYGFDRPSLPSIALTTDSSNLTAIGNDYGYEYVFSRQLEGLAQEGDLFIGISTSGNSQNVINAFESAKERGVTTVALVGRDGGKMAAMADFAIVIPSNATPRIQESHLLIEHMICDIIEKEMFGGGVA; this is translated from the coding sequence ATGAAAAATTATATTATCAAGCAAATCGCCGACTCGGCGGCGACCAAACAGGCGATTTTGGAAAACGATGAGCTGGTGGAGCGTTTGGTTTCGGTGGCTCAGGCCTGCGTCGACGTGTATAAAAACGGCAAAAAGATTCTGATCGCGGGCAACGGCGGTTCGGCCGCCGACGCGCAGCATTTTGCCGCCGAACTCGTCGGACGTTACGGTTTCGACCGCCCCTCGCTCCCCTCGATTGCCCTGACGACGGACAGTTCTAACCTTACCGCGATCGGAAACGATTACGGCTACGAGTACGTTTTCTCCCGTCAGCTTGAAGGGTTGGCCCAGGAGGGGGACCTTTTTATCGGGATTTCGACGTCGGGGAATTCCCAAAACGTCATCAACGCATTTGAATCGGCCAAGGAACGCGGCGTAACCACCGTGGCGCTGGTCGGACGCGACGGCGGAAAAATGGCCGCGATGGCCGACTTCGCGATCGTGATCCCCTCCAACGCGACGCCGCGTATCCAGGAATCGCACCTGCTGATCGAGCACATGATTTGCGACATTATCGAAAAAGAGATGTTCGGCGGCGGAGTAGCGTAA
- the gmhB gene encoding D-glycero-beta-D-manno-heptose 1,7-bisphosphate 7-phosphatase, translating to MVKALFLDRDGVVNVEKNYLHKIEDFELLEGIVEVCRAYQQKEYRIIIVTNQSGIARGYYTDEDFHRLSEWMKGHFASMGVDITDIFYCPHHEEISGHCDCRKPSPGMFLDAQRRYGIDMAASVMIGDNERDITAAKRAGVGTNILLSETAEKSEADRIIRSLRELL from the coding sequence GTGGTCAAAGCCCTTTTCCTCGATCGTGACGGCGTCGTCAACGTCGAAAAGAACTACCTTCATAAAATCGAGGATTTCGAACTGCTCGAAGGGATCGTCGAGGTGTGCCGCGCGTACCAGCAAAAGGAGTACCGGATCATCATCGTCACGAACCAATCGGGTATTGCGCGCGGTTATTACACCGACGAAGATTTTCATCGTCTCAGCGAGTGGATGAAAGGGCATTTTGCTTCTATGGGGGTCGATATCACCGATATTTTTTATTGCCCCCATCACGAGGAGATCAGCGGCCATTGTGATTGCCGCAAGCCGAGTCCGGGGATGTTTCTTGACGCACAGCGCCGATACGGTATCGATATGGCCGCTTCGGTGATGATCGGCGACAACGAACGTGATATCACGGCGGCAAAACGGGCGGGGGTGGGGACGAATATCCTCCTCTCCGAAACGGCCGAAAAATCCGAAGCGGATCGAATCATCCGCTCACTCAGGGAATTGCTGTGA